The genomic interval GCGATGCCGAGGTAACAGTAGATAATCCGGGCAGATTCCATATCCACCCGGAGGGAGGCCTGTGGGGAGGgcacctccagctcccctgCAGTCTCATTGCCGGGGTCGGGCGCCCGGTGCTCGGCCAGAGGGGAGGGGAGCTTCTCGTGGCACTCCTCATATCCAATGGCGTACAGGCCGGGGCTTTTTGGGATCCCTCCTGGTAATAAATACTGCACCACGTTCCCTCCAGTGGGCTTGGAGTGAGCGATGGGAATCCAGTCGATCTCCATGTGCAGCTCCAAGCATCGGGCTTCGCTGATGGTGATCTCCAGGAATTTGTAATAAACATTTTTCCAGTTCATTTTCTGTACTCGGGTCATGATCACCCGACCCTCGGGTTTTTCTGAGTTGAAATATTCCCGGAGCCGCTTGCCCAGGGGCACCTGGGAGCTGATCTCGGCGTAGTGGTAACGGATATCCTCCTTCCAGCGGGTGTTGTAGCCAATGCCAAAAATGGCCAGTTTGTTGGAAAGGTGGAGCCTGGAGAAGTCCGTCCAGCTCTGAAACAGCTCCCACTTCAGCTGGACCGACTCCAAGATTTGCATAATGTTCTGCATGACGTCACGCTTCCTGCAAATGAAGAAATGGAGAGAAGCATAAAGGCATCAGAGCTGAAAGCTTTCCCAGGGAATGCACCAACATTCAGAAAATGTTAATCCCCATCAGCTTTCTTGCCTGACTTTTCTTACTACTACATTTCTGGGGTAGTTTATAGGTTGTAAACAATGTCCTGATGaaggaattttaaattaatcttgacaaaacaaaaccaaacccaaccccaaCTCCTCCTGATATCAAAGCATCTCCAAGGAAGCATGTATCTGGCACTGCTGAATAAACACACACTTAACTACTGGGTCATTCCTTACAATCCTGGGCTTCTCTCAGCGCATGGTTCATGAGCTGCATCCCAAACTCACAACTGCCACTCAAAACACTTCTGCCTCGTTGTTATCCCCAAATTAATGCCAGCAAATGGGACTGTGACTGCAAAAACCCCAATGGGAGCATGAAGCCACTCCCAagggccctgtccctgtgctggggtggaAGCACAGCTCAAGGGACCAAGCCCCTGGAGCAGAAGAGGCTCCCAGACACATCCCAGATGCTGTGGGATGGACAGTGGCAATCCCTCCAGACAGCCAATTACGAAATCCCCACGCTcccaaaaatgtgttttcactCCCAGCAGCAAGGTTTCAGAGAGGGGTTTACATCAGGAGAGAGCATCTGTGTGCACCTGCAGCGAGCT from Ammospiza nelsoni isolate bAmmNel1 chromosome 24, bAmmNel1.pri, whole genome shotgun sequence carries:
- the MSANTD2 gene encoding myb/SANT-like DNA-binding domain-containing protein 2 isoform X2; translated protein: MQKYTLRRCYSRVKEHGVGKRKSSYTFEQLEQVFGQGGWDSQPCQPVLINSSGLYQELESDGSTMEEYSQEDWGNHSQDLHCYQTGEQELDEMPTTKRTLKIKQESSEDTQKRDVMQNIMQILESVQLKWELFQSWTDFSRLHLSNKLAIFGIGYNTRWKEDIRYHYAEISSQVPLGKRLREYFNSEKPEGRVIMTRVQKMNWKNVYYKFLEITISEARCLELHMEIDWIPIAHSKPTGGNVVQYLLPGGIPKSPGLYAIGYEECHEKLPSPLAEHRAPDPGNETAGELEVPSPQASLRVDMESARIIYCYLGIAEVRTLQQCLFLHFQANTKTFSKDWVGINAFLSQNCVVEPGVSPKSIYIKFVEVERDFLSAGSLVECLEKAIGYPLKFNN